A stretch of the Danio rerio strain Tuebingen ecotype United States chromosome 18, GRCz12tu, whole genome shotgun sequence genome encodes the following:
- the skor1b gene encoding SKI family transcriptional corepressor 1 homolog-B isoform X2 — MESIPNQLPAGRDSSCSPNSKDLQSYSGPPLKPNQVSETSLYGIPIVSLVIDGQERLCLAQISNTLLKNYSYNEIHNRRVALGITCVQCTPVQLEILRRAGAMPISSRRCGMITKREAERLCKSFLGAHSPPKLPENFAFDVSHECAWGSRGNFIPARYNSSRAKCIKCSFCNMYFSPNKFIFHSHRTPESKYTQPDAANFNSWRRHLKLSDKNSSDDVIHAWEDVKAMFNGGSRKRTLPIGRSESSPSQPPRGQTQGEPSDVPHKTLRCEDDRVNVTMPSSIRSYPVIPVPSKSFGMLQKIPPPLFPHPYGFPAFGLCQKKDDGEVMGEPNKTNLSGVFWPSPKDSAYTSFPMFWPTTGSLAMPTYHHAQPKPPSDVLCARHNELDVSEQSDRSTSTPKDSLLDNERCSSTQSTRNEEDKSGDESRSIEGIPPTSRKISYISAFRPVVKDVESIAKLYGNRGPYSGPRSGYMSPDFLSESSSYRSVSPDVDSVDDPDVDVESHKAHEDEECLQLSVDDRRSPHSLTLAQSEGVKGQDQENTQMHTLNDLHSTNSSETRPSDMESHGNKHTTRFEVYARERDEHVHQMSTSYFGSATTYQRETSVKDVHEEEPSSTVEEMEPKNHQDENNISEERLKEPNDVCADEEAICKDTGNRGSLIEKNIESMAKEELQKQLVEQVELRKKLEREFQNLKDSFQDQMKRELSYREEMVQQLQIVRAHDALHHFSCKMLTPRHCTGTCTFKPPLLPP; from the exons ATGGAATCTATCCCAAATCAGCTGCCGGCTGGAAGAGACTCCAGCTGTTCGCCGAACTCTAAAGACTTGCAGTCTTACTCTGGCCCACCACTTAAGCCGAACCAAGTCAGTGAGACCTCTTTATACGGAATACCGATCGTTTCATTAGTCATAGACGGTCAAGAGAGACTTTGCCTAGCCCAAATATCCAACACTTTGTTGAAGAACTATAGCTATAACGAAATCCACAACCGGCGCGTGGCTCTGGGCATCACCTGTGTGCAGTGCACCCCGGTCCAGCTGGAGATCCTCAGGCGCGCGGGGGCTATGCCCATTTCCTCGAGACGCTGCGGGATGATTACAAAGCGAGAGGCCGAGAGGCTCTGCAAATCGTTCCTGGGCGCCCACAGCCCGCCGAAATTACCAGAAAATTTCGCTTTTGACGTGTCGCACGAATGCGCGTGGGGCAGCCGGGGCAATTTCATCCCTGCTAGGTACAACAGCTCGAGAGCCAAGTGTATTAAGTGTTCATTCTGCAACATGTATTTTTCTCCAAATAAGTTCATATTTCACTCTCACCGCACGCCAGAATCCAAATACACACAGCCCGACGCGGCAAACTTCAATTCTTGGAGAAGACACTTAAAACTCAGCGATAAGAACTCATCGGACGACGTGATCCACGCCTGGGAAGATGTCAAGGCCATGTTTAACGGTGGCAGCCGCAAGAGGACGCTGCCAATCGGTCGGTCTGAAAGTTCGCCTTCGCAACCACCCAGAGGTCAGACCCAAGGGGAACCGTCCGATGTGCCGCACAAAACTCTCCGCTGTGAGGATGACAGGGTGAACGTGACTATGCCGAGCAGCATCCGCAGTTACCCAGTTATCCCAGTGCCCAGTAAGAGTTTTGGGATGTTACAGAAAATACCACCACCGCTATTTCCGCATCCATACGGTTTCCCGGCGTTTGGATTGTGTCAAAAGAAGGATGACGGTGAGGTGATGGGAGAGCCAAACAAAACAAACCTGTCAGGTGTGTTTTGGCCGAGCCCTAAGGACAGTGCCTATACTTCTTTCCCCATGTTTTGGCCTACAACAGGCAGCTTGGCCATGCCAACGTACCACCATGCCCAACCTAAACCTCCATCTGACGTGTTATGCGCCAGACATAATGAGCTTGACGTGTCAGAGCAAAGTGACCGAAGCACAAGCACCCCTAAAGACAGTTTACTAGATAATGAACGGTGCTCGAGCACTCAGTCGACCCGCAACGAGGAGGATAAATCTGGGGACGAGAGCAGGTCGATAGAGGGAATTCCACCCACCTCGAGAAAAATAAGCTACATTTCTGCATTCAGGCCGGTTGTTAAAGATGTCGAGAGCATCGCAAAATTATACGGCAACAGAGGGCCGTACTCTGGCCCTCGGTCCGGCTACATGTCACCAGATTTTCTGAGTGAAAGTTCTAGTTACAGGTCAGTGTCTCCGGACGTGGACAGTGTGGATGATCCGGATGTGGATGTGGAGTCCCATAAGGCGCATGAGGATGAGGAGTGTCTGCAGCTCTCGGTGGATGACCGACGGAGTCCGCACAGTTTGACCCTAGCGCAGAGTGAAGGGGTTAAAGGGCAAGATCAAGAAAATACCCAGATGCACACCTTGAACGACCTACACTCGACGAATTCAAGCGAAACGCGGCCGTCTGATATGGAGAGCCACGGCAATAAACACACGACGCGCTTTGAA GTCTATGCGCGTGAAAGAGACGAGCACGTGCATCAAATGAGCACGTCTTATTTTGGTTCTGCGACCACTTACCAGCGCGAAACGAGTG TAAAAGATGTGCATGAAGAAGAGCCTTCTTCTACAGTAGAAGAGATGGAACCCAAAAATCATCAggatgaaaataacatcagcgaggAGCGCCTGAAGGAACCAAATGATG tgtgtgcagaTGAGGAAGCAATCTGCAAGGACACTGGCAACAGGGGCTCCTTGATTGAGAAAAACATAGAGAGCATGGCCAAAG agGAACTGCAGAAACAACTCGTGGAACAAGTCGAACTTAGAAAAAAGTTGGAGCGGGAGTTCCAGAATCTAAAAG ACAGTTTTCAAGACCAAATGAAAAGGGAGCTTTCATACAGAGAGGAAATGGTGCAGCAGCTCCAGATTGTTCGAG CTCACGACGCACTACACCATTTTTCGTGTAAGATGCTGACTCCCCGTCACTGCACTGGGACCTGCACCTTCAAACCTCCCCTTTTACCGCCTTGA
- the skor1b gene encoding SKI family transcriptional corepressor 1 homolog-B — MESIPNQLPAGRDSSCSPNSKDLQSYSGPPLKPNQVSETSLYGIPIVSLVIDGQERLCLAQISNTLLKNYSYNEIHNRRVALGITCVQCTPVQLEILRRAGAMPISSRRCGMITKREAERLCKSFLGAHSPPKLPENFAFDVSHECAWGSRGNFIPARYNSSRAKCIKCSFCNMYFSPNKFIFHSHRTPESKYTQPDAANFNSWRRHLKLSDKNSSDDVIHAWEDVKAMFNGGSRKRTLPIGRSESSPSQPPRGQTQGEPSDVPHKTLRCEDDRVNVTMPSSIRSYPVIPVPSKSFGMLQKIPPPLFPHPYGFPAFGLCQKKDDGEVMGEPNKTNLSGVFWPSPKDSAYTSFPMFWPTTGSLAMPTYHHAQPKPPSDVLCARHNELDVSEQSDRSTSTPKDSLLDNERCSSTQSTRNEEDKSGDESRSIEGIPPTSRKISYISAFRPVVKDVESIAKLYGNRGPYSGPRSGYMSPDFLSESSSYRSVSPDVDSVDDPDVDVESHKAHEDEECLQLSVDDRRSPHSLTLAQSEGVKGQDQENTQMHTLNDLHSTNSSETRPSDMESHGNKHTTRFEVYARERDEHVHQMSTSYFGSATTYQRETSVKDVHEEEPSSTVEEMEPKNHQDENNISEERLKEPNDVCADEEAICKDTGNRGSLIEKNIESMAKEELQKQLVEQVELRKKLEREFQNLKDSFQDQMKRELSYREEMVQQLQIVREAHDALHHFSCKMLTPRHCTGTCTFKPPLLPP; from the exons ATGGAATCTATCCCAAATCAGCTGCCGGCTGGAAGAGACTCCAGCTGTTCGCCGAACTCTAAAGACTTGCAGTCTTACTCTGGCCCACCACTTAAGCCGAACCAAGTCAGTGAGACCTCTTTATACGGAATACCGATCGTTTCATTAGTCATAGACGGTCAAGAGAGACTTTGCCTAGCCCAAATATCCAACACTTTGTTGAAGAACTATAGCTATAACGAAATCCACAACCGGCGCGTGGCTCTGGGCATCACCTGTGTGCAGTGCACCCCGGTCCAGCTGGAGATCCTCAGGCGCGCGGGGGCTATGCCCATTTCCTCGAGACGCTGCGGGATGATTACAAAGCGAGAGGCCGAGAGGCTCTGCAAATCGTTCCTGGGCGCCCACAGCCCGCCGAAATTACCAGAAAATTTCGCTTTTGACGTGTCGCACGAATGCGCGTGGGGCAGCCGGGGCAATTTCATCCCTGCTAGGTACAACAGCTCGAGAGCCAAGTGTATTAAGTGTTCATTCTGCAACATGTATTTTTCTCCAAATAAGTTCATATTTCACTCTCACCGCACGCCAGAATCCAAATACACACAGCCCGACGCGGCAAACTTCAATTCTTGGAGAAGACACTTAAAACTCAGCGATAAGAACTCATCGGACGACGTGATCCACGCCTGGGAAGATGTCAAGGCCATGTTTAACGGTGGCAGCCGCAAGAGGACGCTGCCAATCGGTCGGTCTGAAAGTTCGCCTTCGCAACCACCCAGAGGTCAGACCCAAGGGGAACCGTCCGATGTGCCGCACAAAACTCTCCGCTGTGAGGATGACAGGGTGAACGTGACTATGCCGAGCAGCATCCGCAGTTACCCAGTTATCCCAGTGCCCAGTAAGAGTTTTGGGATGTTACAGAAAATACCACCACCGCTATTTCCGCATCCATACGGTTTCCCGGCGTTTGGATTGTGTCAAAAGAAGGATGACGGTGAGGTGATGGGAGAGCCAAACAAAACAAACCTGTCAGGTGTGTTTTGGCCGAGCCCTAAGGACAGTGCCTATACTTCTTTCCCCATGTTTTGGCCTACAACAGGCAGCTTGGCCATGCCAACGTACCACCATGCCCAACCTAAACCTCCATCTGACGTGTTATGCGCCAGACATAATGAGCTTGACGTGTCAGAGCAAAGTGACCGAAGCACAAGCACCCCTAAAGACAGTTTACTAGATAATGAACGGTGCTCGAGCACTCAGTCGACCCGCAACGAGGAGGATAAATCTGGGGACGAGAGCAGGTCGATAGAGGGAATTCCACCCACCTCGAGAAAAATAAGCTACATTTCTGCATTCAGGCCGGTTGTTAAAGATGTCGAGAGCATCGCAAAATTATACGGCAACAGAGGGCCGTACTCTGGCCCTCGGTCCGGCTACATGTCACCAGATTTTCTGAGTGAAAGTTCTAGTTACAGGTCAGTGTCTCCGGACGTGGACAGTGTGGATGATCCGGATGTGGATGTGGAGTCCCATAAGGCGCATGAGGATGAGGAGTGTCTGCAGCTCTCGGTGGATGACCGACGGAGTCCGCACAGTTTGACCCTAGCGCAGAGTGAAGGGGTTAAAGGGCAAGATCAAGAAAATACCCAGATGCACACCTTGAACGACCTACACTCGACGAATTCAAGCGAAACGCGGCCGTCTGATATGGAGAGCCACGGCAATAAACACACGACGCGCTTTGAA GTCTATGCGCGTGAAAGAGACGAGCACGTGCATCAAATGAGCACGTCTTATTTTGGTTCTGCGACCACTTACCAGCGCGAAACGAGTG TAAAAGATGTGCATGAAGAAGAGCCTTCTTCTACAGTAGAAGAGATGGAACCCAAAAATCATCAggatgaaaataacatcagcgaggAGCGCCTGAAGGAACCAAATGATG tgtgtgcagaTGAGGAAGCAATCTGCAAGGACACTGGCAACAGGGGCTCCTTGATTGAGAAAAACATAGAGAGCATGGCCAAAG agGAACTGCAGAAACAACTCGTGGAACAAGTCGAACTTAGAAAAAAGTTGGAGCGGGAGTTCCAGAATCTAAAAG ACAGTTTTCAAGACCAAATGAAAAGGGAGCTTTCATACAGAGAGGAAATGGTGCAGCAGCTCCAGATTGTTCGAG AAGCTCACGACGCACTACACCATTTTTCGTGTAAGATGCTGACTCCCCGTCACTGCACTGGGACCTGCACCTTCAAACCTCCCCTTTTACCGCCTTGA
- the skor1b gene encoding SKI family transcriptional corepressor 1 homolog-B isoform X4, protein MESIPNQLPAGRDSSCSPNSKDLQSYSGPPLKPNQVSETSLYGIPIVSLVIDGQERLCLAQISNTLLKNYSYNEIHNRRVALGITCVQCTPVQLEILRRAGAMPISSRRCGMITKREAERLCKSFLGAHSPPKLPENFAFDVSHECAWGSRGNFIPARYNSSRAKCIKCSFCNMYFSPNKFIFHSHRTPESKYTQPDAANFNSWRRHLKLSDKNSSDDVIHAWEDVKAMFNGGSRKRTLPIGRSESSPSQPPRGQTQGEPSDVPHKTLRCEDDRVNVTMPSSIRSYPVIPVPSKSFGMLQKIPPPLFPHPYGFPAFGLCQKKDDGEVMGEPNKTNLSGVFWPSPKDSAYTSFPMFWPTTGSLAMPTYHHAQPKPPSDVLCARHNELDVSEQSDRSTSTPKDSLLDNERCSSTQSTRNEEDKSGDESRSIEGIPPTSRKISYISAFRPVVKDVESIAKLYGNRGPYSGPRSGYMSPDFLSESSSYRSVSPDVDSVDDPDVDVESHKAHEDEECLQLSVDDRRSPHSLTLAQSEGVKGQDQENTQMHTLNDLHSTNSSETRPSDMESHGNKHTTRFEVYARERDEHVHQMSTSYFGSATTYQRETSVKDVHEEEPSSTVEEMEPKNHQDENNISEERLKEPNDDEEAICKDTGNRGSLIEKNIESMAKEELQKQLVEQVELRKKLEREFQNLKDSFQDQMKRELSYREEMVQQLQIVRAHDALHHFSCKMLTPRHCTGTCTFKPPLLPP, encoded by the exons ATGGAATCTATCCCAAATCAGCTGCCGGCTGGAAGAGACTCCAGCTGTTCGCCGAACTCTAAAGACTTGCAGTCTTACTCTGGCCCACCACTTAAGCCGAACCAAGTCAGTGAGACCTCTTTATACGGAATACCGATCGTTTCATTAGTCATAGACGGTCAAGAGAGACTTTGCCTAGCCCAAATATCCAACACTTTGTTGAAGAACTATAGCTATAACGAAATCCACAACCGGCGCGTGGCTCTGGGCATCACCTGTGTGCAGTGCACCCCGGTCCAGCTGGAGATCCTCAGGCGCGCGGGGGCTATGCCCATTTCCTCGAGACGCTGCGGGATGATTACAAAGCGAGAGGCCGAGAGGCTCTGCAAATCGTTCCTGGGCGCCCACAGCCCGCCGAAATTACCAGAAAATTTCGCTTTTGACGTGTCGCACGAATGCGCGTGGGGCAGCCGGGGCAATTTCATCCCTGCTAGGTACAACAGCTCGAGAGCCAAGTGTATTAAGTGTTCATTCTGCAACATGTATTTTTCTCCAAATAAGTTCATATTTCACTCTCACCGCACGCCAGAATCCAAATACACACAGCCCGACGCGGCAAACTTCAATTCTTGGAGAAGACACTTAAAACTCAGCGATAAGAACTCATCGGACGACGTGATCCACGCCTGGGAAGATGTCAAGGCCATGTTTAACGGTGGCAGCCGCAAGAGGACGCTGCCAATCGGTCGGTCTGAAAGTTCGCCTTCGCAACCACCCAGAGGTCAGACCCAAGGGGAACCGTCCGATGTGCCGCACAAAACTCTCCGCTGTGAGGATGACAGGGTGAACGTGACTATGCCGAGCAGCATCCGCAGTTACCCAGTTATCCCAGTGCCCAGTAAGAGTTTTGGGATGTTACAGAAAATACCACCACCGCTATTTCCGCATCCATACGGTTTCCCGGCGTTTGGATTGTGTCAAAAGAAGGATGACGGTGAGGTGATGGGAGAGCCAAACAAAACAAACCTGTCAGGTGTGTTTTGGCCGAGCCCTAAGGACAGTGCCTATACTTCTTTCCCCATGTTTTGGCCTACAACAGGCAGCTTGGCCATGCCAACGTACCACCATGCCCAACCTAAACCTCCATCTGACGTGTTATGCGCCAGACATAATGAGCTTGACGTGTCAGAGCAAAGTGACCGAAGCACAAGCACCCCTAAAGACAGTTTACTAGATAATGAACGGTGCTCGAGCACTCAGTCGACCCGCAACGAGGAGGATAAATCTGGGGACGAGAGCAGGTCGATAGAGGGAATTCCACCCACCTCGAGAAAAATAAGCTACATTTCTGCATTCAGGCCGGTTGTTAAAGATGTCGAGAGCATCGCAAAATTATACGGCAACAGAGGGCCGTACTCTGGCCCTCGGTCCGGCTACATGTCACCAGATTTTCTGAGTGAAAGTTCTAGTTACAGGTCAGTGTCTCCGGACGTGGACAGTGTGGATGATCCGGATGTGGATGTGGAGTCCCATAAGGCGCATGAGGATGAGGAGTGTCTGCAGCTCTCGGTGGATGACCGACGGAGTCCGCACAGTTTGACCCTAGCGCAGAGTGAAGGGGTTAAAGGGCAAGATCAAGAAAATACCCAGATGCACACCTTGAACGACCTACACTCGACGAATTCAAGCGAAACGCGGCCGTCTGATATGGAGAGCCACGGCAATAAACACACGACGCGCTTTGAA GTCTATGCGCGTGAAAGAGACGAGCACGTGCATCAAATGAGCACGTCTTATTTTGGTTCTGCGACCACTTACCAGCGCGAAACGAGTG TAAAAGATGTGCATGAAGAAGAGCCTTCTTCTACAGTAGAAGAGATGGAACCCAAAAATCATCAggatgaaaataacatcagcgaggAGCGCCTGAAGGAACCAAATGATG aTGAGGAAGCAATCTGCAAGGACACTGGCAACAGGGGCTCCTTGATTGAGAAAAACATAGAGAGCATGGCCAAAG agGAACTGCAGAAACAACTCGTGGAACAAGTCGAACTTAGAAAAAAGTTGGAGCGGGAGTTCCAGAATCTAAAAG ACAGTTTTCAAGACCAAATGAAAAGGGAGCTTTCATACAGAGAGGAAATGGTGCAGCAGCTCCAGATTGTTCGAG CTCACGACGCACTACACCATTTTTCGTGTAAGATGCTGACTCCCCGTCACTGCACTGGGACCTGCACCTTCAAACCTCCCCTTTTACCGCCTTGA
- the skor1b gene encoding SKI family transcriptional corepressor 1 homolog-B isoform X3: MESIPNQLPAGRDSSCSPNSKDLQSYSGPPLKPNQVSETSLYGIPIVSLVIDGQERLCLAQISNTLLKNYSYNEIHNRRVALGITCVQCTPVQLEILRRAGAMPISSRRCGMITKREAERLCKSFLGAHSPPKLPENFAFDVSHECAWGSRGNFIPARYNSSRAKCIKCSFCNMYFSPNKFIFHSHRTPESKYTQPDAANFNSWRRHLKLSDKNSSDDVIHAWEDVKAMFNGGSRKRTLPIGRSESSPSQPPRGQTQGEPSDVPHKTLRCEDDRVNVTMPSSIRSYPVIPVPSKSFGMLQKIPPPLFPHPYGFPAFGLCQKKDDGEVMGEPNKTNLSGVFWPSPKDSAYTSFPMFWPTTGSLAMPTYHHAQPKPPSDVLCARHNELDVSEQSDRSTSTPKDSLLDNERCSSTQSTRNEEDKSGDESRSIEGIPPTSRKISYISAFRPVVKDVESIAKLYGNRGPYSGPRSGYMSPDFLSESSSYRSVSPDVDSVDDPDVDVESHKAHEDEECLQLSVDDRRSPHSLTLAQSEGVKGQDQENTQMHTLNDLHSTNSSETRPSDMESHGNKHTTRFEVYARERDEHVHQMSTSYFGSATTYQRETSVKDVHEEEPSSTVEEMEPKNHQDENNISEERLKEPNDDEEAICKDTGNRGSLIEKNIESMAKEELQKQLVEQVELRKKLEREFQNLKDSFQDQMKRELSYREEMVQQLQIVREAHDALHHFSCKMLTPRHCTGTCTFKPPLLPP; encoded by the exons ATGGAATCTATCCCAAATCAGCTGCCGGCTGGAAGAGACTCCAGCTGTTCGCCGAACTCTAAAGACTTGCAGTCTTACTCTGGCCCACCACTTAAGCCGAACCAAGTCAGTGAGACCTCTTTATACGGAATACCGATCGTTTCATTAGTCATAGACGGTCAAGAGAGACTTTGCCTAGCCCAAATATCCAACACTTTGTTGAAGAACTATAGCTATAACGAAATCCACAACCGGCGCGTGGCTCTGGGCATCACCTGTGTGCAGTGCACCCCGGTCCAGCTGGAGATCCTCAGGCGCGCGGGGGCTATGCCCATTTCCTCGAGACGCTGCGGGATGATTACAAAGCGAGAGGCCGAGAGGCTCTGCAAATCGTTCCTGGGCGCCCACAGCCCGCCGAAATTACCAGAAAATTTCGCTTTTGACGTGTCGCACGAATGCGCGTGGGGCAGCCGGGGCAATTTCATCCCTGCTAGGTACAACAGCTCGAGAGCCAAGTGTATTAAGTGTTCATTCTGCAACATGTATTTTTCTCCAAATAAGTTCATATTTCACTCTCACCGCACGCCAGAATCCAAATACACACAGCCCGACGCGGCAAACTTCAATTCTTGGAGAAGACACTTAAAACTCAGCGATAAGAACTCATCGGACGACGTGATCCACGCCTGGGAAGATGTCAAGGCCATGTTTAACGGTGGCAGCCGCAAGAGGACGCTGCCAATCGGTCGGTCTGAAAGTTCGCCTTCGCAACCACCCAGAGGTCAGACCCAAGGGGAACCGTCCGATGTGCCGCACAAAACTCTCCGCTGTGAGGATGACAGGGTGAACGTGACTATGCCGAGCAGCATCCGCAGTTACCCAGTTATCCCAGTGCCCAGTAAGAGTTTTGGGATGTTACAGAAAATACCACCACCGCTATTTCCGCATCCATACGGTTTCCCGGCGTTTGGATTGTGTCAAAAGAAGGATGACGGTGAGGTGATGGGAGAGCCAAACAAAACAAACCTGTCAGGTGTGTTTTGGCCGAGCCCTAAGGACAGTGCCTATACTTCTTTCCCCATGTTTTGGCCTACAACAGGCAGCTTGGCCATGCCAACGTACCACCATGCCCAACCTAAACCTCCATCTGACGTGTTATGCGCCAGACATAATGAGCTTGACGTGTCAGAGCAAAGTGACCGAAGCACAAGCACCCCTAAAGACAGTTTACTAGATAATGAACGGTGCTCGAGCACTCAGTCGACCCGCAACGAGGAGGATAAATCTGGGGACGAGAGCAGGTCGATAGAGGGAATTCCACCCACCTCGAGAAAAATAAGCTACATTTCTGCATTCAGGCCGGTTGTTAAAGATGTCGAGAGCATCGCAAAATTATACGGCAACAGAGGGCCGTACTCTGGCCCTCGGTCCGGCTACATGTCACCAGATTTTCTGAGTGAAAGTTCTAGTTACAGGTCAGTGTCTCCGGACGTGGACAGTGTGGATGATCCGGATGTGGATGTGGAGTCCCATAAGGCGCATGAGGATGAGGAGTGTCTGCAGCTCTCGGTGGATGACCGACGGAGTCCGCACAGTTTGACCCTAGCGCAGAGTGAAGGGGTTAAAGGGCAAGATCAAGAAAATACCCAGATGCACACCTTGAACGACCTACACTCGACGAATTCAAGCGAAACGCGGCCGTCTGATATGGAGAGCCACGGCAATAAACACACGACGCGCTTTGAA GTCTATGCGCGTGAAAGAGACGAGCACGTGCATCAAATGAGCACGTCTTATTTTGGTTCTGCGACCACTTACCAGCGCGAAACGAGTG TAAAAGATGTGCATGAAGAAGAGCCTTCTTCTACAGTAGAAGAGATGGAACCCAAAAATCATCAggatgaaaataacatcagcgaggAGCGCCTGAAGGAACCAAATGATG aTGAGGAAGCAATCTGCAAGGACACTGGCAACAGGGGCTCCTTGATTGAGAAAAACATAGAGAGCATGGCCAAAG agGAACTGCAGAAACAACTCGTGGAACAAGTCGAACTTAGAAAAAAGTTGGAGCGGGAGTTCCAGAATCTAAAAG ACAGTTTTCAAGACCAAATGAAAAGGGAGCTTTCATACAGAGAGGAAATGGTGCAGCAGCTCCAGATTGTTCGAG AAGCTCACGACGCACTACACCATTTTTCGTGTAAGATGCTGACTCCCCGTCACTGCACTGGGACCTGCACCTTCAAACCTCCCCTTTTACCGCCTTGA